In Desulfosediminicola ganghwensis, a single window of DNA contains:
- a CDS encoding aldehyde dehydrogenase family protein, whose amino-acid sequence MSQQLQSFDPGNGELLGAVEVATENQIEQVVIQARTASAQWSDLGTAQRTGLVEKAWAAAEPELHRLAELLGREMGKDIRRATGEVSGTIYGGPYIAQAVANALQPSSIGRTTIEYKPFGIVAVISPWNYPLAMANNLLIPALVAGNTVIWKPSEETPLIAQAFFDLVAGKLPEHVLQIVHGDGEQGKMLVESDVNMIAFTGSRAAGKDIMQRAATSLKRLVMELGGNDPMLVMADADLAAAARFAVASSFENAGQMCTSTERIYVDETVAAEFNELVVGYARQYRVGPWNMDNVNIGPIVNHRQHRTVLAHIKDAVEKGAKLLLGSDDQQPPYIQPTVIAGMTPDMRVEQEETFGPLICISTYSDIENAITRANHSDYGLGAVVFGGSGANTIAGRLEAGMIGINQGVGGEGDSPWVGAKQSGLGFHGSTEGHRQFAQVRVVNR is encoded by the coding sequence ATGAGTCAACAACTGCAATCATTTGATCCCGGCAATGGTGAATTGCTCGGGGCGGTTGAGGTGGCAACGGAGAACCAGATAGAGCAAGTGGTTATCCAGGCCAGAACAGCCTCCGCCCAGTGGAGTGATCTCGGCACAGCACAACGCACCGGCCTGGTTGAGAAGGCATGGGCCGCCGCCGAGCCGGAACTTCACCGGCTGGCGGAGCTTCTCGGCCGGGAGATGGGGAAGGATATCCGTCGCGCCACCGGTGAAGTAAGCGGCACCATCTACGGCGGCCCCTACATTGCTCAGGCGGTAGCGAACGCCCTGCAGCCTTCCTCTATTGGGCGAACAACAATTGAATACAAACCCTTCGGGATCGTGGCAGTGATCTCCCCCTGGAATTATCCACTGGCAATGGCTAACAACCTGCTGATTCCTGCCCTGGTTGCAGGCAACACTGTCATCTGGAAACCATCGGAAGAAACGCCGCTCATCGCCCAGGCATTCTTCGACCTGGTGGCAGGAAAACTACCTGAACATGTGCTGCAGATCGTCCACGGCGACGGAGAACAGGGCAAAATGCTGGTAGAGAGCGATGTGAACATGATCGCGTTTACCGGCTCCCGTGCCGCAGGTAAAGATATCATGCAAAGAGCCGCCACAAGTCTTAAACGCCTGGTAATGGAGTTGGGCGGCAATGACCCGATGCTCGTCATGGCCGATGCCGACCTCGCCGCCGCCGCTCGTTTTGCCGTTGCCAGCAGTTTCGAGAACGCTGGCCAGATGTGTACCTCCACCGAGCGAATCTACGTGGATGAAACTGTGGCCGCCGAATTCAATGAGTTGGTGGTAGGTTACGCCCGTCAGTACAGGGTTGGCCCATGGAACATGGACAACGTCAACATCGGCCCCATTGTCAATCACCGCCAGCATCGCACAGTTCTGGCCCACATAAAGGATGCTGTTGAAAAGGGCGCAAAGCTGCTGTTGGGCTCTGACGACCAGCAACCACCCTATATCCAGCCCACCGTAATAGCAGGCATGACACCAGACATGCGGGTCGAGCAGGAAGAGACCTTTGGGCCACTGATCTGCATCAGCACCTATAGCGATATTGAAAATGCCATAACACGAGCCAATCACAGTGACTATGGCCTGGGAGCTGTGGTCTTTGGCGGTTCCGGCGCAAACACAATTGCCGGTCGGCTCGAAGCTGGAATGATCGGTATCAACCAGGGTGTGGGGGGCGAAGGAGACTCCCCCTGGGTTGGAGCAAAACAGAGCGGGCTTGGTTTTCACGGTTCAACCGAAGGCCATAGACAGTTTGCACAGGTGAGGGTTGTAAATCGTTAA
- a CDS encoding redoxin domain-containing protein, translated as MNLQDKLDNLREQLEAGIPADTLAIMHNSTAELVSSGIMDDVLNVGASAPAFTLCDQNGNDISSADLLSQGPLVLTFYRGVW; from the coding sequence ATGAATCTACAGGATAAACTCGATAATCTGCGCGAACAACTAGAAGCCGGTATCCCAGCGGACACCCTTGCAATCATGCACAACTCAACGGCGGAGCTGGTGAGCTCAGGTATCATGGATGACGTATTGAACGTTGGAGCGTCAGCCCCGGCCTTTACCCTCTGTGACCAGAATGGCAATGATATCAGCTCAGCAGATTTGCTCTCCCAGGGGCCGCTGGTGCTTACCTTCTATCGAGGAGTCTGGTGA
- a CDS encoding monovalent cation:proton antiporter-2 (CPA2) family protein, whose translation MELFLLQLFIFLAAAAVAVPIAKKFGLGSVLGYLIAGILIGPFGLSLIADIEQVMHFTEFGVVMMLFLVGLELKPSLLWQMRTPILGMGGFQVIATSMAIAGIAAFFLPWQQALAIGMTLSLSSTAIVLQTLREKGLMNTSAGRSVFSVLLFQDLAVIPMLAAFPLLATVVAHGADHHGPALFDIAALPGYLRILVTLGAIFSIFFLGKFAARPIFRTIAATRVREIFVAAALAIVVGISLLMIAVGLSPALGAFLAGVVLADSEYRHELESDIEPFKGLLLGIFFISIGASLNFTMILEKITLIAALVVGLIAIKWLILIATGLIFKIGGKQRSLFAVALAQGGEFAFVLFQFSKANGVLTAETIDPLISAVAISMFLAPLLFIAYEKISEKSTPAPETAEADHIERGGQKVIMAGFGRMGTDLGRLLISAGIRPVILDHDAANVEVLRKFGFEVYYGDITRLDLLESAGAAEAEVLVITIGDIEKTRELIELVRKHYPHLKIAANALDRGSVYELMDLGITTIRRETFGSALSLGEDTLRLLGVHPYEAYKLKRLFRKKDEETMPELYKIHRKDEEQYISMYQKHNADLEKLMALDMQADMEELNKAWLSISPEE comes from the coding sequence ATGGAATTGTTTCTGCTACAACTCTTTATCTTTCTGGCTGCTGCAGCCGTCGCCGTGCCGATTGCCAAGAAATTCGGGCTGGGCTCCGTACTGGGTTACCTGATAGCCGGCATTTTGATCGGCCCCTTCGGATTATCGCTGATCGCTGATATTGAGCAGGTCATGCATTTCACCGAATTCGGCGTGGTCATGATGCTCTTTCTGGTCGGCCTGGAACTCAAGCCCTCCCTGCTCTGGCAAATGCGCACGCCCATCCTTGGTATGGGAGGATTTCAGGTTATAGCCACCAGCATGGCCATTGCCGGAATCGCCGCCTTTTTCCTGCCCTGGCAACAGGCACTGGCCATCGGCATGACCCTTTCCCTTTCCTCCACCGCCATTGTTCTGCAAACCCTCAGGGAGAAAGGGCTGATGAACACCTCCGCCGGGCGTTCGGTTTTTTCCGTGCTGCTCTTTCAGGATCTGGCGGTCATCCCGATGCTGGCAGCTTTCCCACTGCTGGCGACCGTCGTTGCCCATGGAGCAGACCACCATGGCCCTGCGCTCTTTGATATTGCCGCCCTACCCGGCTACCTTCGCATACTGGTTACGCTTGGAGCTATTTTTTCTATCTTCTTTCTCGGTAAGTTCGCCGCCCGCCCAATTTTCCGCACCATCGCCGCCACCAGGGTACGCGAAATTTTCGTTGCTGCGGCCCTTGCCATCGTGGTGGGCATTTCGCTACTGATGATCGCAGTTGGTCTGTCTCCCGCACTTGGTGCTTTTCTGGCCGGTGTGGTGCTGGCCGACAGCGAATACCGCCACGAGCTTGAAAGCGACATCGAGCCATTTAAGGGGCTGCTACTCGGTATCTTCTTTATCTCGATCGGTGCCAGCCTGAACTTCACCATGATCCTGGAAAAAATAACTTTGATCGCCGCCCTGGTGGTGGGTCTGATCGCGATTAAATGGCTTATACTGATAGCCACAGGGTTGATCTTCAAAATAGGTGGCAAACAACGCTCACTCTTTGCTGTAGCTTTAGCCCAGGGAGGTGAATTTGCCTTTGTGCTTTTTCAGTTTTCCAAGGCCAACGGAGTACTCACCGCTGAAACTATCGATCCGCTGATTTCCGCAGTTGCCATCTCCATGTTTCTGGCACCACTGCTCTTTATCGCCTATGAAAAGATCTCCGAAAAATCGACACCAGCTCCCGAAACGGCAGAAGCCGATCATATAGAACGAGGTGGACAAAAGGTTATCATGGCCGGCTTCGGCCGAATGGGGACAGATCTTGGACGTCTGCTTATCTCGGCAGGTATCCGGCCGGTTATCCTCGACCATGACGCGGCAAATGTTGAAGTGCTGAGAAAATTCGGGTTCGAAGTCTACTACGGCGATATCACCCGACTCGATCTGCTGGAGTCTGCCGGTGCAGCCGAAGCAGAGGTTCTGGTCATCACCATCGGTGATATTGAAAAGACCCGGGAGCTGATAGAACTGGTTCGAAAACATTACCCCCACCTGAAGATTGCTGCCAATGCCCTGGACCGCGGTTCGGTTTATGAATTGATGGATCTCGGGATTACCACCATACGGCGTGAAACCTTCGGCAGTGCACTCTCACTTGGCGAGGACACGCTCAGGCTACTCGGTGTGCACCCCTACGAGGCATATAAACTAAAACGACTTTTCAGAAAGAAAGATGAAGAGACCATGCCCGAGCTGTACAAGATTCACCGTAAGGACGAAGAGCAGTACATCAGCATGTACCAGAAGCACAACGCCGACCTGGAAAAATTAATGGCTCTGGACATGCAAGCCGATATGGAAGAACTGAACAAGGCCTGGCTCAGCATCAGCCCTGAAGAATAG
- a CDS encoding Fur family transcriptional regulator, producing MMKITEQEVEQRISHFKGVCRDKGLKLTHQRIEIYREVAQTGEHPDADSVYRRVRKRIPTVSLDTVYRTLWWLNDLGLVETLGLSHERTRFDANLAPHHHFVCKKCGITRDFYSTDLDSIKLPDSVNAFGEIEATHVEVEGICTTCIKKEG from the coding sequence ATGATGAAAATAACTGAACAGGAAGTCGAACAGCGAATCAGCCACTTTAAGGGCGTCTGCAGGGATAAAGGTCTTAAGCTTACACACCAGCGAATCGAGATCTACAGGGAAGTCGCTCAAACCGGAGAACATCCTGATGCTGACTCCGTTTATAGGCGGGTAAGGAAGCGTATCCCCACAGTCTCGCTTGACACTGTCTACCGGACGCTGTGGTGGCTGAATGATCTCGGTCTGGTGGAAACCCTGGGATTAAGCCATGAGCGTACCCGTTTCGACGCCAACCTGGCACCTCATCATCATTTCGTCTGCAAAAAATGCGGTATTACCCGTGACTTTTACAGCACGGATCTTGATAGCATCAAGCTCCCCGACTCGGTAAACGCATTCGGTGAGATTGAAGCAACACATGTCGAAGTGGAAGGTATTTGCACGACATGTATTAAAAAAGAGGGCTAA
- a CDS encoding NAD(P)H-dependent oxidoreductase → MKNVLIINTHEPYPFSEGKLNRTLVEMAAENLQTRGYTIQHSSMSQYEVEQEIEKHQWADVIILQTPANWMGVPWTFKKYMDEVYTAGMDGRLCDGDGRTRKDPAKQYGSGGTLAGKKYMISLTYNAPAIAFDNSEQTFFEGKGHDELFWPTHLNFRFFGMEPLKTFACYDVLKNPDVENDFKRFTDHMNDQFPPVG, encoded by the coding sequence ATGAAAAACGTACTGATTATCAACACCCACGAACCATATCCTTTCTCAGAAGGAAAACTCAACCGAACCCTGGTTGAAATGGCAGCAGAGAACCTGCAGACAAGGGGATATACTATTCAACACAGTTCCATGAGCCAATATGAGGTTGAACAGGAGATCGAAAAACATCAATGGGCCGATGTCATCATCCTGCAGACTCCGGCAAACTGGATGGGTGTGCCCTGGACTTTTAAAAAATATATGGATGAAGTGTACACTGCCGGCATGGATGGCAGACTCTGCGATGGCGACGGCCGTACCAGAAAAGACCCGGCAAAGCAGTATGGCAGCGGCGGCACGCTGGCGGGAAAGAAGTATATGATCTCTCTTACCTACAACGCTCCGGCCATTGCTTTTGACAACTCTGAACAGACCTTTTTTGAAGGCAAAGGGCATGATGAGCTGTTCTGGCCGACCCACCTGAACTTCAGGTTTTTCGGCATGGAACCACTGAAAACCTTCGCCTGCTACGATGTCCTCAAGAACCCGGATGTTGAGAATGATTTCAAACGATTTACCGACCACATGAACGATCAGTTTCCACCCGTCGGTTAA
- a CDS encoding NAD(P)H-dependent oxidoreductase, whose protein sequence is MKKILIVFAHPAFNRSCINSALRKAVENLENITFHDLYSSYPNFLIDVDHEQRLCEAHDVIIFQHPFYWYSTPAIMKEWLDLVLQHGWAYGSKGNALSGKLFLNVLSAGDQATYLKKGDNPFSLKHLLSPFCATAKLCKMTWLPPFAVLAAHSGMPQQEINSHAEDYRRFIIALRDNRINLGKAVKSSHINSDLKGVLKG, encoded by the coding sequence ATGAAAAAAATACTCATAGTATTTGCACACCCGGCTTTTAATCGCTCCTGTATCAACTCCGCTTTGCGTAAGGCCGTCGAGAATCTTGAGAATATCACCTTCCACGATCTCTACTCCAGTTACCCCAACTTTCTAATCGATGTGGATCATGAGCAGAGACTCTGTGAAGCTCATGATGTGATTATCTTCCAGCACCCGTTCTACTGGTATTCAACGCCGGCCATCATGAAGGAATGGCTCGATCTGGTACTACAGCACGGCTGGGCCTATGGTTCCAAGGGCAACGCCTTAAGCGGCAAACTATTTTTGAATGTACTCAGCGCCGGAGATCAGGCAACCTACCTGAAGAAAGGAGACAATCCATTCTCCCTTAAACATCTGCTCTCCCCTTTCTGTGCCACTGCCAAACTCTGCAAGATGACCTGGCTGCCACCATTTGCCGTGCTTGCCGCCCACAGTGGCATGCCGCAGCAGGAAATCAACAGTCATGCCGAGGATTACAGGCGTTTCATCATTGCCCTACGTGATAATCGCATCAATCTTGGCAAAGCGGTTAAATCTTCACACATCAACAGCGACCTCAAAGGGGTACTCAAGGGATAG
- a CDS encoding transferase — MNELEKLYDRIIQRLNINLRELNFDAEPYSSGLIVPEQMNKFYAFYGISTDHPLSLEIRHSGLAGSYFLGKCRVSNSLLYKTDIRGDELKRKGSMFACQGFDITITQDECVNIAHSALVKTLVHNFSHDPETPEEFFIRDTLAMDYANIHGAPTEGAFLGPFATVDLTTVRDCVIGTYSYIQAGEISHMTIPPGTVWVNSPGNFNFYYSYDQALLSSYASVIPGDLPHGYIIDFIGKHEAAFQRVFDTVNLEAIESIPKTASLDRYAVVLPKTKIADNVLVSQRAYLSNSSLGKGSNAQENCYIINSNLAGFNVTAHGAKIIESELERDIFVGFNSFLFGKPESRIKIGKGCIVMPHTIIDINSPLQIPEEHLVWGLIRNEQDLKENSISIAELQERKSGFSKGRLNFEGDGGLFVKAFKDRIHHILDVNGAFFDGEKNMGHAQRNQNLSLNTIQPFQFGEMEGLYPNITIGL; from the coding sequence ATGAACGAGTTAGAGAAGCTCTACGACAGAATCATTCAGAGGCTGAACATAAATCTGCGGGAATTGAATTTTGATGCTGAACCATACTCCTCAGGTCTCATTGTTCCGGAACAGATGAACAAATTCTATGCTTTCTACGGGATCTCGACTGACCACCCGTTGAGCCTGGAAATCAGGCACTCGGGTCTTGCCGGCAGTTATTTCTTGGGGAAGTGCCGTGTCTCGAACTCCCTGCTGTATAAAACCGACATCCGTGGTGATGAACTGAAGCGAAAGGGGAGTATGTTTGCTTGTCAGGGATTTGACATAACCATCACGCAAGACGAATGTGTAAATATCGCTCACAGTGCCCTTGTGAAGACACTTGTTCATAACTTTTCGCATGACCCCGAGACTCCCGAGGAATTCTTTATCAGGGATACGCTGGCTATGGATTATGCGAACATCCACGGCGCTCCCACTGAGGGAGCATTCCTTGGGCCGTTTGCAACCGTTGACCTCACGACCGTCAGGGACTGCGTGATCGGAACATACTCATATATACAGGCTGGTGAGATCAGTCATATGACTATCCCGCCTGGTACCGTCTGGGTTAACAGCCCAGGCAACTTCAACTTTTATTACAGCTATGACCAGGCCTTACTCAGCAGCTATGCAAGTGTGATCCCCGGAGATCTTCCACATGGCTATATCATCGATTTTATAGGCAAGCACGAAGCAGCTTTTCAACGGGTTTTTGATACGGTAAACCTTGAGGCGATAGAGTCGATACCCAAAACAGCATCACTTGATCGCTACGCTGTTGTCCTCCCCAAAACAAAGATAGCTGACAACGTTCTTGTGTCGCAGAGGGCATATCTCAGCAACTCCTCACTGGGAAAAGGCTCTAACGCACAGGAAAACTGTTATATAATTAATTCAAATCTCGCAGGGTTCAATGTAACGGCCCATGGGGCAAAGATTATCGAGTCGGAGCTTGAACGAGACATATTCGTCGGGTTCAACAGCTTTCTATTCGGCAAGCCCGAGAGCCGCATCAAGATCGGAAAGGGTTGCATCGTTATGCCCCACACAATTATCGATATTAATTCACCATTGCAGATCCCTGAGGAACACCTTGTCTGGGGGCTTATCCGCAATGAGCAGGATTTAAAGGAGAACAGTATTTCAATAGCTGAACTTCAGGAAAGGAAGTCTGGATTCAGCAAAGGGCGACTCAACTTTGAAGGTGATGGTGGACTTTTTGTAAAAGCCTTCAAAGATCGTATACACCACATCCTTGATGTGAATGGGGCGTTTTTCGATGGTGAAAAAAATATGGGTCATGCCCAAAGAAATCAGAATCTCTCACTGAACACGATTCAACCCTTTCAATTCGGGGAAATGGAGGGATTGTATCCAAACATAACCATAGGATTGTAG
- a CDS encoding enoyl-CoA hydratase/isomerase family protein — MSYENLVVEVDTHHVAIISLNRPDALNTFTSNMADELYRALTDLDRNNDVRVIMIQGAGKAFCAGIDINELKGKTALEYKAWIEHMERPLVAIAQIAKPVIAKVQGVAAANGMGLAVSADLTIAAENAKMGLTAINVGLNCVGPVIPVARVVGRKKALELLLYGDLIKAPELLKFGLINRMVPKEELDDAAYKWAVELARKSPVAVQIAKKGFYGSEDLGYLNQFDYMNDAFARLCTTHDAHEGVSAFLEKRKPEWQGR, encoded by the coding sequence ATGAGCTACGAAAATCTTGTTGTTGAAGTTGACACACACCATGTTGCTATCATCTCACTCAATCGACCTGATGCACTGAATACATTCACCAGCAACATGGCGGATGAACTCTACAGGGCCCTCACTGACCTCGACCGGAATAATGATGTTCGGGTCATTATGATCCAGGGTGCAGGCAAGGCGTTCTGCGCAGGCATCGATATCAACGAACTCAAGGGCAAAACAGCGCTGGAATACAAGGCCTGGATAGAGCATATGGAACGGCCCCTGGTCGCTATTGCTCAAATTGCCAAACCGGTTATAGCCAAGGTGCAGGGCGTGGCTGCCGCCAACGGTATGGGGCTGGCCGTCTCGGCCGACCTGACTATTGCTGCAGAGAATGCCAAGATGGGGCTGACCGCCATCAATGTCGGCCTGAACTGTGTTGGCCCGGTTATTCCCGTGGCCCGGGTTGTCGGCAGGAAAAAGGCATTGGAACTGCTGCTCTACGGCGACCTCATCAAGGCACCCGAGCTCCTTAAGTTTGGCCTTATCAACCGTATGGTCCCCAAAGAAGAACTGGATGATGCGGCATACAAATGGGCTGTGGAGCTGGCCAGGAAAAGCCCGGTAGCGGTACAGATTGCCAAAAAAGGCTTCTACGGCTCCGAAGACCTGGGCTACCTCAACCAGTTCGACTATATGAATGACGCTTTTGCCCGGCTGTGCACCACCCACGACGCCCATGAAGGGGTGAGCGCTTTTCTGGAAAAAAGAAAGCCCGAATGGCAGGGACGCTGA
- the katG gene encoding catalase/peroxidase HPI, whose product MSSESKCPVTGQGFKRLAEATTNRDWWPNQLRLDILRQHSSKSDPMGEDFNYPEVFNTLDLAAVKKDLEKLMTDSQQWWPADYGHYGPLFIRMAWHSAGTYRTADGRGGGGTGNQRFAPINSWPDNVNLDKARRLLWPIKQKYGKKISWADLIILTGNVAMESMGFKTFGFGGGRVDIWEPEKDIYWGSETTWLGDERYSGDRDLENPLAAVQMGLIYVNPEGPNGKPDPIASGRDVRETFARMAMNDEETVALTAGGHTFGKCHGAGDAAHVGPEPEAAGIEQQGFGWISSFGSGKGGDQIGSGLEGAWNPTPTQWDMGYFDMLFGNEWELTKSPAGAWQWTPKNPTDKNMAPAADDPTRKVPIIMTTADMSMRMDPIYEKISRRFHENPEEFADAFARAWFKLTHRDMGPRTRYLGPEVPAEELIWQDPIPAVDHELITDKDAATLRDQILATDLSVSELVSTAWASASTFRGSDMRGGANGARVRLEPQKDWEVNQPAQLSKVLKTLESIKNGFGKKISMADLIVLAGCAGVEQAAKNAGHNVRIPFSPGRMDALQEQTDVLSFTVMEPEADGFRNYLKTKYTVPAEEMLVDKAQLLTLTAPEMTVLVGGMRTMATNYGGTKHGVFTDRPETLSNDFFVNLLDMSTVWTPVSEDRDEFEGRDRTTGELKWTGTRVDLIFGSNSELRALAEVYACADAEEKFIKDFVAAWEKVMNLDRFDLR is encoded by the coding sequence ATGAGCAGTGAGAGTAAGTGTCCTGTGACTGGACAAGGTTTCAAAAGGCTGGCAGAAGCAACAACAAACAGGGACTGGTGGCCAAACCAGCTGCGGCTGGATATTTTGCGGCAGCATTCCTCCAAATCCGATCCGATGGGCGAGGACTTCAACTACCCTGAAGTGTTCAACACTCTTGACCTTGCAGCGGTAAAGAAAGATCTGGAAAAATTGATGACAGATTCCCAGCAGTGGTGGCCGGCGGATTACGGTCACTATGGGCCACTGTTCATCCGCATGGCCTGGCACAGTGCAGGCACCTATCGAACCGCTGACGGACGTGGCGGCGGAGGAACCGGTAACCAGCGTTTTGCCCCGATCAACAGCTGGCCAGACAACGTCAACCTCGACAAAGCCCGCAGGCTGCTCTGGCCTATCAAACAAAAATATGGCAAAAAAATCTCCTGGGCCGACCTTATCATTTTGACCGGCAATGTGGCTATGGAGTCTATGGGATTCAAGACCTTTGGTTTTGGTGGCGGCCGGGTAGATATCTGGGAGCCGGAAAAAGATATCTACTGGGGCTCAGAAACAACCTGGCTGGGAGACGAGCGGTATTCTGGCGATCGTGATCTGGAGAACCCGCTTGCAGCCGTCCAGATGGGTCTGATCTACGTCAATCCAGAGGGACCAAACGGCAAGCCAGACCCGATAGCATCAGGCCGGGATGTACGTGAAACATTTGCCCGCATGGCCATGAACGATGAAGAAACTGTAGCGCTGACCGCCGGCGGCCATACCTTTGGTAAATGCCATGGCGCCGGTGATGCCGCCCACGTAGGCCCGGAACCAGAAGCTGCTGGTATCGAACAGCAGGGTTTCGGCTGGATAAGCAGCTTTGGTAGCGGCAAGGGTGGGGATCAGATAGGCAGTGGCCTGGAAGGTGCCTGGAACCCGACCCCGACCCAATGGGACATGGGCTATTTCGATATGCTCTTTGGCAATGAGTGGGAGCTGACCAAGAGTCCTGCCGGAGCCTGGCAATGGACACCGAAAAACCCAACCGACAAAAATATGGCCCCTGCAGCGGATGATCCCACCAGGAAGGTGCCGATCATCATGACCACCGCAGATATGTCCATGCGGATGGACCCGATCTACGAAAAGATCTCCCGCCGTTTTCATGAAAACCCCGAGGAATTTGCAGACGCCTTCGCCCGTGCCTGGTTCAAGCTGACCCACCGTGATATGGGGCCGCGGACGCGCTATCTCGGCCCTGAAGTTCCTGCAGAAGAGCTTATCTGGCAAGATCCGATTCCGGCCGTGGACCATGAACTGATAACCGACAAGGATGCTGCAACCTTGAGAGACCAGATCCTCGCCACAGATCTTTCCGTTTCTGAACTCGTTTCAACCGCCTGGGCATCCGCCTCGACGTTTCGTGGCTCAGACATGCGCGGTGGTGCTAATGGCGCCCGTGTTCGCCTGGAGCCTCAAAAAGACTGGGAAGTAAATCAACCAGCTCAGCTTTCAAAGGTCCTGAAAACACTGGAGAGCATCAAAAACGGTTTTGGCAAAAAAATCTCCATGGCAGACCTGATCGTGCTCGCCGGTTGCGCAGGGGTCGAACAAGCCGCGAAGAATGCTGGTCACAACGTAAGGATTCCATTCTCTCCCGGGCGCATGGATGCCTTGCAGGAACAGACAGATGTTCTCTCTTTCACTGTAATGGAGCCTGAAGCAGACGGTTTTCGCAACTACCTGAAAACCAAGTACACAGTTCCAGCCGAGGAAATGCTGGTCGACAAGGCACAACTCCTTACCCTGACTGCTCCGGAGATGACCGTTCTGGTGGGTGGTATGCGTACCATGGCCACAAACTATGGAGGAACCAAGCATGGCGTTTTTACAGACCGCCCAGAAACGCTGAGCAATGACTTCTTCGTCAATCTGCTCGATATGTCCACTGTCTGGACCCCGGTTTCAGAGGATCGGGATGAGTTTGAAGGCCGCGATCGTACCACCGGAGAGCTCAAATGGACCGGTACCCGTGTCGATCTGATCTTCGGTTCAAATTCAGAATTACGAGCTTTGGCAGAAGTTTACGCCTGTGCTGACGCCGAAGAAAAGTTTATTAAGGATTTCGTGGCAGCATGGGAAAAGGTGATGAATCTGGATCGTTTTGACCTCAGATAA
- a CDS encoding DUF4369 domain-containing protein has protein sequence MEVAYTHPFDNVIPDDWFRFREGVEYEWWQEIFTVEGKLGGAWTGSVYYYSVFDWENKLFDNIEGKFTFATEPVPEPAPMVLFGSGLAGFIGVQLRQTRRRNKIVHR, from the coding sequence ATGGAGGTCGCTTATACCCATCCTTTTGACAACGTGATACCAGATGACTGGTTCAGGTTCAGAGAGGGTGTGGAGTATGAATGGTGGCAGGAAATCTTCACGGTGGAGGGAAAACTGGGCGGGGCCTGGACGGGCTCCGTTTATTATTACAGTGTTTTCGACTGGGAAAACAAACTGTTTGACAACATCGAAGGGAAGTTTACTTTTGCAACGGAACCGGTTCCAGAGCCTGCTCCCATGGTGCTGTTCGGCTCTGGCCTGGCCGGGTTCATCGGAGTTCAATTACGCCAGACACGCAGGCGAAACAAGATCGTGCACAGATAA